The following are from one region of the Stigmatella ashevillena genome:
- a CDS encoding LodA/GoxA family CTQ-dependent oxidase: MSSPHDKIVSCAIHPAIGIARVGSSLTEHFPGPEVPGARPAPHMRFKDDEGRIKRQAARFRIYGFNARGQVVQELTAADAEIEWRVHVANRKAGWYEFRNAMDLGPLAQQAPRRNADFPFPREVLVIDPGPRAIRGINTQGPGYRFNGAMFVDQQVELGEVRTDDKGRLLVLGGHGRSAAFNGARPLTFANNDGWFDDTSDGPVRATVRIGNRTLEAEPAMVVVAPPNYAPGLFSVVTMYDVVLDLHIRLNTLPPPPEKPSFWRDIFPIFERMVNLGHVNRGFFTLFGIGSPSDLLAPATLAKLATPAKTSAQMRQRLFHWFRDPDATVEQPAYLPPLYGDAFVDFQGVPGTGLAVTRTQFSMLRAWAEGRFTHNPKDRVVPAAALEAIPLADQPHALDRANLEECLGGPFHPGIEMTWTLRVPRMWRKPFRLNVLPEGTPVRMDFGEVLTPEVALGPGGPLEANGPGTLTRFMGVPWQTDEASCLAGLELGTYLPIPSFWAARVPNHVLPEKAYERLLKESLPFAQRHKHLNNRPEWLRHLSDQFLDRINNMVNQWDRVGIAAERPGPEDAAQAQLPERLWVETESGPELVVNDATFTMTLIAEGDAQPGIPAPEPVNLAARTAGATDTPEKRHGRIVARRDQH, encoded by the coding sequence ATGTCCTCCCCTCACGACAAGATCGTCTCGTGTGCCATCCACCCCGCCATCGGCATCGCCCGCGTCGGCAGCTCTCTGACCGAGCACTTCCCAGGCCCGGAGGTGCCGGGTGCCCGCCCGGCGCCTCACATGCGCTTCAAGGACGATGAAGGACGCATCAAACGCCAGGCCGCCCGCTTCCGCATCTACGGATTCAACGCACGAGGACAGGTGGTGCAGGAACTCACCGCTGCCGACGCCGAGATTGAATGGCGGGTGCACGTGGCCAATCGCAAAGCGGGTTGGTACGAGTTCCGCAACGCGATGGACCTCGGGCCCTTGGCGCAACAGGCCCCCCGGCGCAATGCGGACTTCCCATTCCCACGGGAGGTGCTGGTCATCGATCCGGGACCTCGGGCCATCCGTGGAATCAACACCCAGGGACCGGGTTATCGATTCAATGGCGCCATGTTCGTGGACCAGCAGGTGGAGCTGGGTGAGGTGCGCACGGATGACAAGGGCAGGCTCCTCGTGCTGGGGGGGCACGGCCGGTCCGCCGCGTTCAATGGTGCCAGACCTCTCACCTTCGCCAACAACGATGGGTGGTTCGACGATACGTCCGATGGGCCCGTGCGCGCGACGGTGCGCATCGGCAACCGCACGCTGGAAGCGGAACCCGCGATGGTCGTGGTTGCGCCGCCCAACTACGCACCAGGACTCTTCTCGGTCGTCACCATGTATGACGTGGTGCTGGATCTCCACATTCGCTTGAACACCCTCCCGCCCCCTCCAGAGAAGCCTTCCTTCTGGCGGGACATCTTCCCGATCTTCGAGCGGATGGTGAACCTGGGTCACGTCAACCGGGGTTTCTTCACCCTCTTCGGCATCGGCTCGCCGAGTGACTTGCTGGCACCGGCGACGCTGGCGAAGCTCGCGACGCCGGCGAAGACATCCGCCCAGATGCGCCAGCGTCTCTTCCATTGGTTCAGAGATCCGGACGCCACCGTCGAACAACCTGCCTACCTGCCCCCGCTCTATGGCGATGCCTTCGTGGATTTCCAAGGAGTGCCCGGAACGGGCCTGGCCGTGACGCGCACCCAATTCAGCATGCTGCGTGCATGGGCCGAAGGCCGCTTCACCCATAACCCGAAGGACCGGGTGGTGCCCGCGGCTGCCCTCGAAGCGATTCCTCTGGCCGATCAACCGCATGCGCTCGATCGCGCCAACCTGGAGGAATGCCTGGGAGGCCCCTTCCATCCGGGCATCGAGATGACCTGGACGCTCCGGGTCCCAAGAATGTGGCGCAAACCCTTCCGGCTCAACGTCTTGCCAGAAGGCACTCCCGTGAGGATGGATTTCGGCGAGGTGTTGACCCCTGAAGTGGCGCTGGGGCCAGGAGGGCCTCTTGAGGCGAACGGTCCCGGGACGCTGACCCGTTTCATGGGAGTCCCCTGGCAGACCGACGAGGCCAGCTGCCTTGCGGGGCTGGAACTCGGAACCTATCTGCCCATTCCCAGCTTCTGGGCAGCCCGGGTGCCCAACCACGTTCTGCCCGAAAAAGCATACGAGCGGCTCTTGAAGGAGTCGCTGCCGTTCGCCCAGCGGCACAAGCACCTCAACAACCGGCCGGAGTGGCTTCGCCACTTGTCGGATCAATTCCTGGACCGCATCAACAACATGGTCAACCAGTGGGATCGCGTCGGCATCGCCGCCGAGAGGCCGGGGCCAGAAGATGCCGCTCAAGCCCAACTGCCAGAGCGCCTCTGGGTGGAGACGGAGAGCGGTCCCGAGTTGGTGGTGAACGACGCGACCTTCACCATGACCCTCATCGCCGAGGGAGACGCCCAGCCAGGCATCCCCGCTCCGGAGCCCGTGAACCTCGCGGCCAGGACCGCCGGCGCCACCGACACTCCAGAGAAGCGCCATGGCCGCATCGTCGCCAGACGAGATCAGCACTGA
- a CDS encoding NAD(P)/FAD-dependent oxidoreductase, with amino-acid sequence MAASSPDEISTDPRGPSRPPKVLIAGGGPGGAATAIALAAHGIQALVLEATAATRPKPGECLSPGFKPLLARLGVTDLFERGTHLPVTSIASVWERTEPEERNLLFESHGEGWLLDRAAFEDRLIATARARGSLWYRGHRVTSVTRTEHGQWKVAAKSERAGFEVNADFIVDATGRAATVARRLGIARQRFDGLVGSWGLLASTDAAPSPSAVPIHIEAVRNGWWYMARLPDGRFSAVLFADRAVLGPKAFLKALEEAPHALALLRGKAFHLSMPPTAYPAHSSRLTQPCGPGWFAVGDAAASFDPLSSYGMGSALGTGFYAAQAIVSAWAGETTSLEAYRSLIDSRYPHYLDMLGERYRSVTRWPDSLFWAKRQSGRAPCS; translated from the coding sequence ATGGCCGCATCGTCGCCAGACGAGATCAGCACTGACCCGAGGGGGCCCTCCCGCCCCCCGAAGGTCCTCATTGCCGGAGGGGGTCCAGGGGGTGCTGCCACAGCCATTGCCCTGGCCGCCCACGGCATCCAGGCCTTGGTCCTCGAGGCCACGGCTGCAACCCGGCCAAAGCCCGGGGAGTGCCTTTCTCCTGGCTTCAAGCCTCTGTTGGCGCGATTGGGGGTAACGGACCTCTTCGAGCGCGGGACCCACCTGCCGGTCACGAGCATCGCGTCCGTCTGGGAACGGACCGAACCCGAGGAACGAAACCTGCTGTTCGAATCACACGGAGAGGGCTGGCTCCTCGACCGTGCTGCTTTCGAGGACCGGCTGATCGCCACTGCCCGCGCTCGCGGATCACTCTGGTACCGGGGTCACCGGGTAACGAGCGTCACCCGAACAGAGCATGGCCAATGGAAGGTTGCCGCGAAGAGCGAGCGGGCAGGATTCGAGGTCAACGCCGACTTCATCGTTGACGCGACGGGGCGTGCCGCGACAGTCGCTCGGAGGCTCGGAATCGCGCGCCAGCGCTTCGATGGACTTGTCGGAAGCTGGGGCCTCCTGGCGTCCACCGATGCCGCCCCTTCCCCCTCCGCCGTCCCCATTCACATCGAGGCGGTAAGGAATGGCTGGTGGTACATGGCCCGCCTACCCGATGGACGCTTCTCCGCTGTGCTGTTCGCGGACCGGGCGGTGCTAGGGCCGAAGGCATTCCTGAAGGCACTGGAGGAGGCTCCGCATGCGTTGGCCCTGCTTCGTGGGAAGGCCTTCCATCTCTCGATGCCCCCCACGGCGTACCCTGCACACAGCTCACGCTTGACGCAGCCTTGCGGTCCCGGCTGGTTCGCCGTCGGCGATGCGGCGGCATCCTTTGACCCATTGTCTTCCTACGGCATGGGCTCGGCACTGGGAACCGGCTTCTATGCTGCCCAAGCCATCGTCTCGGCCTGGGCAGGGGAAACAACGAGCCTGGAGGCCTATCGCTCTCTGATCGACAGCCGCTATCCACACTATCTCGACATGCTGGGCGAACGGTACCGGTCGGTCACCCGGTGGCCTGATTCCCTCTTCTGGGCCAAAAGGCAGTCCGGGAGGGCACCATGTTCCTGA